CGCGCTGTGGCGGGGTAAATCGCGCTGTGGCGGGGTAAATCCTCTCTGTGGCGGGGTAAATCGCGCTGTGGCAGGGTAAATCCTCCGCAGCAGAACTCCGGTGTGAAATGAAGCCCCACGCTCAGGGCGCGGGAGGGCAATATGCGCCGCATTCTAAAAATACCTGTTCAGACTCGCGCAGCCTCGCTGCAGCGCGCGCTGGGAGGATGCACCTGTGGAACAGAAAGGGTTAGCGTCCGCTGACGtcagcaggctgcaggaggaaggCGTGTGGCCGCTGCCCCGGTAAAGGAGACACAGCGGAGCGCCCCCGCAGCAGCGCTGCGGCGGCGCGCTTTCCTCCGCCCTGTGAGAGTGAAAGCGTGGCGATTGCGCCCCCAGTTCCGCTCCCCGGGGCTCGTGCACACGGAGAGCTCGGCGTCGCAGCGGTGCCTGGCGCACGTCACGTGCTTGCGCTTGGTGGAAACTTTGTTGGCACGGGATCCCGTGTGTTTGCTTCCGGCGATGGAGCGCGAGGGAGCGCGAGGGACGCATGTGAAGCGCGCAGGTGGGTTTCGGTGACGCCGCCCTCGGTCAGCCTCAGCTGTGGGGAAACGGGGGCATCTGCTGCTTAAAAGCGCACGGTGCGGAGTTCCGCGCCGATTTATGATATATTATATCATATGATTTTGGTTCATACGCGATGCATCGGCACGCTACGCTTCGGAGCACGAGCCGCAGTCGGAGGTTTTTTATTCTGCTGTAATGAGCGTCGCGTGGAGTGCAAATAAGTTGGCATTTAATAACCCAGCAGCGCGCGGCGTGCACGCAGGGCGGGCTTCGGGGTAAGGAGTGAGGAGTAACTTTCTGGAAAGTTGCTGTGGAGCCGGAAGGCGATATTCGCGTGCCGCTGACACCCTGTCCCGAGACTCCATCAGGCGGATGTGTCATTCAACACCGCGCGCTCAGGCGCCGCCCTCATTGGCTGCTGAAAGCATTCGATCGCTCGTGAGGTTTGTAAGGCAGCGCGTGCCGAAGCCCGGGTGCCCGGAAAAGTAGCTCGCGCCGCGCTTCGGCCTCGTGAAGATGCTTCTAGAAGTCGTCCCAGTTGGCGGGTCCCCGGGGAAGCGGCGCCCTTGTTTCCGCGACGGCGTCGCTATGTGGGTTAGCTGCGCTGCTGGGAGACGGGCACGCGTGGACACGCCCCTCCCCCGTTTCCCCGCAGCACGTCCCGCCCCGCGAGCTGTCCTCTCAGGGCAGCATATGGGTGCGGTGATGTCACTGAAACTCACACATGGCATTTTGGGACTGGTTACAGTCACCTGCTCTgggcacagatgcacacacacactcacactcacacactcacacacacactcacactcacacactcacactcacactcacacacacacacacttacactcacactcacacactcacactcacactcacactcacactctcacactcacactcacacacacacacacacttacactcacactcacacactcacactcacactcacactcacactcacactcacactcacactcacactcacacacacacacacactcacacactcacactcacacacacacacacacacacacacactccctcacactcacactcacactcacactcacactccctcacactcacacactcacactccctcacactcacacacacacactccctcacactcacactcacacactcacacacactcacactcacactcacactcacactcacactcacactcacacacacacactcacactcacactcacactcacacacacctgctctggTGTTAgcggggtgctgtgtgtgtgctctgcacTCGGCCTCCATATCACCGTGGAGATCTCACAGCCAGCACATGCTGTTGTCAGGGTAACGCAGGGCGTGGCTGTGTTGAGGACTGAAGCCCTCCTCCCGCTGGGCGTGGCCGTGGCGTGATTGGCGATGAAACGGAGGGCTGGAAAGGCGTTGGAGATGGAGgagcctctgtgctgctgcgAGTTTGTGAACCGCGACGGCGAGAGGAGCCACATGGCGGCCTGCTGCTGCGACTGTGAGCACCTGGACCAGGCCTGCGACAGGTCagcctcactcacacacacacacacacacacgcacacacacacacacacacacacacactcacacacacacacacgcacgcacacacacacactcacacacacacacacacactcactcactcacacacacacacacgcacgcacacacacacactcacacactcactcactcacacacacacacactcacacacacactcacacactcactcacacacacactcacacactcactcactcacacacacacacactcacacacacactcacacacacacacacacacacacgcacacacacacacacacacacacacacacacacacacactcactcactcactcacacacacacacacgcacgcacacacacacactcacacactcactcactcacacacacacacactcacacatacactcacacactcactcacacacacactcacacactcactcactcacacactcacacactcacacacacacacacacactcacacacacactcacacactcactcactcacacacacacacactcacacactcacacacacacacattcactcactcactcacacgctcactcactcacacacacacacactcacacacacacactcactcacacacacacacactcacacacacacacacacacacacacactcacacacacacacacacacacactcacacacacacacattcactcactcactcacacgctcactcactcacacacacacacactcacacactcactcactcacacacacactcacacacacacacattcactcactcactcacacgctcactcactcacacacacacacactcacacacacacactcacacacacactcacactcacacactcactcactcacacacacactcacacacacacacacacactcacacacacacacacgcacgcacacacacacacacactcacacactcactcactcacacacacacacacactcacacacacacacactcactcacacacacacacacacacactcacacactcactcactcacacacacactcacacacacacacacactcacacacacacacactcactcacacacacacacattcactcactcactcacacgctcactcactcacacacacacacactcacacacacacactcacacacacacacacacactcactcacacacacacactctcacacacacacacactcactcacaaacacacacagacacacacacacacactcagtaacacacacacacacattcactcacacactcacacactcacacacacacacacacaaacacactcacactcacacactcacacacacacacaaacacacacacactcacactcacacacacacactcacacacaaacacacgcacactcacactcacacacactcactcactcacacacacacacacacactcacacacacacactctcacacacacactctcactcacacacacacacacacactcactcacacacacacacactcactcactcacacgctcactcactcacacacacacacactcacacatacacacacacactcactcacacacacacactctcacacacacacacactcactcacacagaaacacacacacgcacactcacactcactcacgcacacacactctcacacacacacacacacactcactcactcacacgctcactcactcacacacacacacactcacacatacacacatacactcactcacacacacactctcacacacacacacactcactcactcacacacacacacacactctcacacacacactcactcactcacacagaaacacacacacacacacacatactcagtaacacacacacacacattcacacacacacacacacacacacacacacacacacacacacacacacacacacacacacactctcactcacacacacacactctcactcacacacacacacgcacacacactctcacacacactcacacacacactcacacccacacactcacacacacacacacacacacagactctgctctctcacactcaccccgctctctctctctctctctcaggtggcTGAAGGGCGAGCCGCAGGCCCCGGGCTCGGTGTGGCGGGTGGCGTCGGTGGTGCGGGACCGGCTGCGGGTGCCGTGGCTGGGCGGGGCGCGGCGGGTGGACGTGTCGGtgctgccgccgctgctgctgctgccgctgctgctgcgcGTGGCGGCTCTGCACTTCCTGCTGGGGCTGCTGGTTCTGACGGCTCTGCCAGGCCTGGTGCTGTGGTACTACTACGCCACGCACCGGCGCAAGGGCCGcaccctcttcttcctcagccTGGCGCTCTTCTCCCTCGCCTACATGTACTACCTTTTCCTGACGGAGGTGCTGCCGCGGGGCGACGTGGAGCCGCTGCAGCTGGCCGCCGTCACCGCGGGCGTGGCCCTCACCCTGCTGTGCCTCGCCCGCACCAAGCGCGAGCCGGGCTACGTGCGGCCCCGCCCGGCCGACGCCCACAGCACCGTCACCTACCACAGCCAGCGGCCTGAGCGAGACCCCGCCCTCAACGGCGTCTGCCAGCAGGTGCTGGTGGCCAGCCGGGCGGGGCCGGTGGAGCGGACGGGGCTGGCGGAGGAGGCGGGCGGTGCCAACAGCGACAGCGTTAAGAGGAACTGGTGCCCCACCTGCAGGGTGGTGCGCCCCCCCCGGGCGGGTCACTGCCGCATCTGCGGTGCCTGCGTCCGCCGCCTGGACCACCACTGCGTCTGGTGGGTCCCGTTACACAGCAGCGTTACACAGCAGCGTTACACAGTAGTGTTACATCAGCGTTACACAGCAGCgttacacagcattacacagcattacTGCAGGGTTACAGCAGGGTTACACAGCATTACTGTAGGGTTACACAGCAGCGTTACAGCAGGGTTACACAGCGTTACACAGcatggtgttctaaatgatagccaacacggttttcacagagggaggtcgtgcttaacaaacctcctggacttctttgaggaagctacagcataTTTGGACTCcaaccaagcttatgatattatctgtTTGGACTTTCAAgaggcatttgacaaagttccgcatgagagactcatattgaaaatgacatctgcgggaattacaggagctatcaccgagtgggttcgaagttggctgtctaatagaaagcagactgtaactgtgggaggaattgtatcagagcagggtcctgtacaaagtggagtcctacagggatcggtgttggggcctttgctatttcttacatacataaatgatcttgatgcagaagttagtagtaaaatagtaaaatttgcagatgacacaaaactagggggcctagccaacagtatagaatcaactaaggtaatacagaaagacctaaacagcatccaaaagtgggcagatacctggcagatgactttcaatttagataaatgtaaaatcttgcatgtaggaaataagaaccttaaacaagactacttcatgggtggaagaaaactagaatgtgctcattttgaaaaggacttgggagtagTGGTTGAtccaagcttaacaggatctaggcagtgtgctgtagcagtaaaaaaggccaacaggatgctgggatgtatagccaaaagtattgagtataaatctaaggaggttatattgaaattatacaatgccttagtcagaccgcacctggaatactgtgggcagttctgggcaccgcactataaaaaagataccgaagctctagaaaaggttcaaagaagggcaactaaattagttcctggcatgaaatataaaagctatgaggaaagactcaagttacttaacctatttagactaagcgagaggaggcttaggggtgatttaattgaggtatttacatttataaaaggaatcaataaggttaactataacagattctttagggtgagttcagtctgtaaaacaagaggacataaatggaaactagttaagagtaagttccgcactgatgtaaagaaatattattttacataacgagttatcaatacatggaataggttgccaggtcatgtagttgaggcagaggcccttgctgtgttcaagtctagacttgatgcagttttggatactctttaattaagaaatggcgagcttagttgggccgaatggcctgttcttgtcataatatgttcttatgttcttatgttcttatgttcttattacTGTAGGGTTACACAGCAGCGTTACAGCAGGGTTACACAGTGTTACacagtattacagtacattacaccATTaaacagctctgtctgtctgtacaggtCTCCATCATTTATTCCCTCAGCGTTACAGCAGCGTTACAGCAGCGTTACCACAATGCCCATGCAGGGCGGAGCACTTACAACCAGAATGAATCCCCAGTGAGTTGCGGACAGTCGAGTCGAGTAGATCAGATTATAGTAGATTACAATAGATTGTATTAGAGTAGATTACagtagattagattagattagattataGGAAATGACTGATTAGACTACCATTACCATTACACATTATAGTcctaaattaatataaaaatgaggTGACATACTGTAGACTAAACAATACAGGGTACCAGcacagaatacattacattaccttacattacattacattacattacatgcatttagcagacactccagagtaacttccatcacaatagaacagaagtgtattcctttaaacaagcaacagtgtcagaccaggctcacaacgctcatacacacacacaaacacacacacacacacacacacaaacacatgtacacacacacacacacacacacacacacacacacacacacacgtatattgcatatgcgcacacacacttgaaaGTGGTCTGaacaaccactgaaacctggccATGCAGTTCTTGCTAACTCCTGACgggttttttgctttttgctatGTGTACTCTGtgtcacttgtaagtcgctttggataaaagcgtctgccagatgaataactgtaaatgtaaatatataaacacatgaacacacatgtacacacagacacacatacatatggcTGGTTAGTCCACAGTTAAGTCCCTGATTTCAGTTCTTGAATGGAAACATTTAAAGTGAGTTTCAGTGTAAGAAAGGTCCTGAGGAAGACTGCCCCTCACAGCTAGGCTAAATCCTTTAAAGGAAGTATGGGCGGGGCTCTGAGCAGGAGGGAGGCGTGGCACCAGCTGTGTCAGATGACGATTTGCTCGTGTGACTGCAAGCCTTGCCATATGGCACGTTGCTCCAGTGACGGTATAACAGCATACAAGCATACAGACGGCTCTTATCCAATCAATGAGAGGCCAGGACACATCCTGAAGCAGgcatctatgtgtgtatgtgtgtgtgtataagagtcagctgtgtgtgtgtgtgtgtgtgtgtgtgtgtgtgtgtgtgtgtgtatgattttgagggacagctgtgtgtgtgggacagtaGTTGTATGTGGgttgttgtgtgtatgtgtagtgtgttgACCCCAGCATCTCAGTGCagtgtattctgtgtgtgtgtgtatgatttttctcagtgcagtgtattctgtgtgtgcgtgtgtgtgtgtgggacaggaTAAACAGCTGTGTGGGGCAGGCCAATCACCGCTGCTTCCTGCTGacgctcctcctcttcctgctgacCTCGCTGTACGGGATCAGTCTGGTGCTGCGCAGCGTATGTCCCAGAGAGAACCTGCTGTTCGCCCTGCTCTACTGCCCCGGGGTGTACGCCCAGTACAGGTACCCCCGCGGTCTCAACCCGACACGCACGCACCGCCTCGACCCGACAGAAACATCGCCTCAACCCGACACACACCGCCTCAACCCGACACACACCGCCTCAACCCGACACACACCGCCTCAACCCGACAAAAACACCGCCTTAACCCGACAGAAACATCGCCTCAACCCGACAGAAACATCGCCTCAACCCGACACACACCGCCTCAACCCGACACACACCGCCTCAACCCGACACACACCGCCTCAACCCGACACACACCGCCTCAACCTGACACACACCGTCTCAACCCGACACACACCGCCTCAACCCGACACACACCGCCTCAACCCGACACACACCGCCTCAACCCGACAAAAACACCGCCTCAACCCGACAGAAACATCGCCTCAACCCGACAGAAACATCGCCTCAACCCGACACACACCGCCTCAACCCGACACACACCGTCTCAACCCGACACACACCGCCTCAACCCGACACACACCGCCTCAACCCGACACACACCGCCTCAACCCGACACGCACCCACCGCCTcaacccaacacacacacaccgtctcaACCCGAAACACACTGTCTCAACTCGACAGAAACACCGCCTCAACCCGACACACACCGTCTCAACCCGACACACACCGCCTCGACCCGACACACACCGTCTCAACCCGACACACACTGTCTCAACTCAACACGTACCATCTcaacccaacacacacacacaccgtctcaACCTGACACGCACATCAGGCAGATTTTGGAAACTCAGTAGACACCAGTTCGTTGGGACAAATTAGTGTTTTAGTATATCTGAAGACGGCCAGGTTACACCTGTCCTCTAATGCCCGCCCACTTTATTGGAGAGCCAATGGCTGCATGGGAGAGTGTcttctgagtgtgtgcattgGTCGTGGCTGTGAGGTGAGCCTATTGTGCTATTCCAAACAGGTTTGTGTGAagggagaggcacagacacacagatggaaTTACAGTCTGAGGTCATTCCTTACTCCGTAGCCAGGCGTATCTGTATCTGGGTGTTGGGTTGCACACAGCTCCACTCTCCTCACCATGAGACCAAATGTTCAGAATCATTTTCACTAAACAAAGGCAAAGGCAAACAAAGTGAACCACCAGCTGCTGTTTTGTATTCAGCTTCTTTATTctgagctggaaccaggctggctcatcatacccctttcccactgtagagctggaaccaggctggctcattatagccctttcccactgtagagctggaaccaggctggctcattatagccctttcccactgtagagctggaaccaggctggctcattatacccctttcccgctgtagagctggaaccaggctggctcattatacccctttcccgctgtagagctggaaccaggctggctcattatacccctttcccgctgtagagctggaaccaggccggttcattatacccctttcccgctgtagagctggaaccaggctggctcattatacccctttcccgctgtagagctggaaccaggccggCTCATCATACCCCTTTCCCGCTGTAGAGCcggaaccaggctggctcattatacccctttcccgctGTAGAGCCGGAACCAGGCCGGCTCATCATACCCCTTTCCCGCTGTAGAGCcggaaccaggctggctcattatacccctttcccgctGTAGAGCCGGAACCAGGCCGGCTCATCATACCCCTTTCCCGCTGTAGAGCCGGAACCAGGCCGGCTCATTATACCcatttcccactgtagagccggaaccaggctggctcattatacccaTTTCCCGCTGTAGAGCCGGAACCAGCCTGGCTTATTATATCCCTGGTTTCCTCATGAATTTTGTTTATCTTTAACTTTTTTGATCAGGCTTACCTGTGTCAGCACAGCCCACCTGGGTTACAGGTA
The nucleotide sequence above comes from Megalops cyprinoides isolate fMegCyp1 chromosome 2, fMegCyp1.pri, whole genome shotgun sequence. Encoded proteins:
- the zdhhc23b gene encoding palmitoyltransferase ZDHHC23-B, whose translation is MKRRAGKALEMEEPLCCCEFVNRDGERSHMAACCCDCEHLDQACDRWLKGEPQAPGSVWRVASVVRDRLRVPWLGGARRVDVSVLPPLLLLPLLLRVAALHFLLGLLVLTALPGLVLWYYYATHRRKGRTLFFLSLALFSLAYMYYLFLTEVLPRGDVEPLQLAAVTAGVALTLLCLARTKREPGYVRPRPADAHSTVTYHSQRPERDPALNGVCQQVLVASRAGPVERTGLAEEAGGANSDSVKRNWCPTCRVVRPPRAGHCRICGACVRRLDHHCVWINSCVGQANHRCFLLTLLLFLLTSLYGISLVLRSVCPRENLLFALLYCPGVYAQYSTALCFTCAWYSSIVTGGLLHLLLLQLINISYNVTEREARLALRDKAGRSHLWGLVVDTGVYSRGFRSNWAEFLTMSSALDPPAPRVTDLV